A single region of the Mycobacterium lentiflavum genome encodes:
- a CDS encoding ESX secretion-associated protein EspG, whose amino-acid sequence MLTTSLDGLWVLQVLTGIEVLAPEMGLRPHLPRVEPKHAALAHPVTAELRAAGAIDETDSVDGAIVEWLTVLSRRDIGLLVHFRLADGGEPARALLARFAQWWVAIERSGDLVRITGAGIANNEGTASAALNAQIERLCGANDPAPLRPVTLDADAMRATATDERSLHEFLGNQGLDADQVHMLKLATDPSRSAQASFVALQSGVETGLATRTHFEPGAVTIIDTTEGRVVAEQVSSGGKNWMIIAPGTKTNIGIAINQMVRRLPAHEEWHSYRKVV is encoded by the coding sequence GTGCTGACCACCTCTCTAGACGGCCTCTGGGTCCTACAAGTACTCACCGGCATCGAGGTCCTGGCTCCCGAGATGGGGCTGCGACCGCATCTGCCCCGCGTCGAGCCCAAACACGCGGCGCTGGCACACCCGGTGACCGCGGAGCTGCGCGCCGCCGGGGCGATCGACGAAACCGATTCCGTCGACGGCGCGATCGTCGAATGGCTGACCGTGCTGTCGCGCCGCGACATCGGATTGCTGGTGCATTTCCGCCTGGCCGACGGCGGCGAACCGGCGCGCGCACTGCTCGCCAGGTTCGCGCAGTGGTGGGTCGCCATCGAACGATCCGGAGACCTGGTCCGGATCACCGGGGCGGGCATCGCGAACAACGAGGGCACGGCCAGTGCGGCGCTCAACGCACAGATCGAAAGACTATGCGGCGCAAATGATCCCGCGCCGCTACGGCCGGTCACGCTGGATGCGGACGCGATGCGCGCCACTGCCACCGACGAGCGATCGCTGCACGAGTTTCTGGGCAATCAAGGCCTCGATGCCGATCAGGTGCACATGTTGAAACTGGCCACCGATCCCAGTCGCTCGGCCCAGGCCTCGTTCGTCGCCCTGCAGTCTGGGGTGGAAACCGGCCTGGCCACCCGGACGCACTTTGAACCGGGCGCGGTGACGATCATCGATACGACGGAAGGACGTGTCGTCGCCGAACAGGTTTCGTCCGGGGGCAAGAACTGGATGATCATCGCGCCGGGGACCAAGACCAACATCGGTATCGCGATCAACCAGATGGTGCGGCGGTTACCGGCCCACGAGGAATGGCATTCGTACCGAAAAGTCGTGTAG
- a CDS encoding WXG100 family type VII secretion target, which produces MSDQITYNHAVVSGLTGDIATQAAQLMEIHDDVLHITQSLAEFFQGQGATAFFDAQQQMLHGLQDMIQTVSLHGHTVGNVHEAAINADNAIGAFFV; this is translated from the coding sequence ATGTCAGACCAGATTACCTACAACCACGCCGTCGTCAGCGGCCTCACCGGTGACATCGCAACCCAAGCCGCGCAGTTGATGGAAATTCACGACGACGTGCTGCACATCACCCAGTCGCTGGCCGAGTTCTTTCAGGGCCAGGGCGCCACGGCGTTCTTCGACGCGCAACAGCAGATGCTGCACGGGTTGCAGGACATGATTCAGACCGTCAGCCTGCACGGGCACACCGTCGGCAATGTGCACGAGGCCGCGATCAACGCCGACAACGCGATCGGCGCCTTTTTCGTGTAA